Genomic segment of Cronobacter dublinensis subsp. dublinensis LMG 23823:
AAAGCCGATAAAAACCTGACGCTGCACAGCGTCGAGGCGCTGAACGTCGGGTATCTGGCCTTTAACACCGAGAAAAAACCGTTCGATAATGTGCTGGTCCGTCAGGCGCTGAACTACGCGGTGGATAAAAAGTCGATCATTAACGCGGTCTTTATGGGCAGCGGCAGCGTCGCGAAATCGCCCATCCCACCGAACATGATGGGCTTTAATAAGGATCTCAAAGATTACGACTACGACCCGCAGAAGGCCAAAGCGCTGCTGAAACAGGCCGGGCTTGAGAAGGGCTTTGAAGCGACCCTGTGGTCGATGCCGGTGCAGCGTCCGTATAACCCGAACTCCAAACGCATCGCCGAGATGATCCAGAGCGATTGGGCGAAAGTGGGCGTGAAGGCGAAAATCGTCAGCTACGAGTGGGGCGAGTATCTTTCCGGTATCCGTAAAGGCGAGCACGACGCCGCGCTGTATGGCTGGATGTCCGACAACGGCGACCCGGATAACTTCGCTGACGTCCTGCTGAGCTGCGACAGCATCCAGAGCGGCTCCAACGCCGCGCGCTGGTGCGACAAACCTTACACCGCGCTTATCGATCAGGCTAAACGCGTCAGCGCGCCGGAAGAACGCGCTAAACTCTACGAGCAGGCGCAGGAGATCTTCTACCAGCAGGCGCCGTGGGTGCCGCTCGCCAATGGCCGCACCTTCTACGCGACCCGCAGCAACGTGACGGGGTACAGCGTCAGCCTGATGGGCAGCGACTTCTCGAAAGCGAAAATCAACTAAGCACTGCGCCGCGGCTCCTGCCGCGGCGACGCGTTTAAGGAGGTTTGAATGTCTCACCTTGATGACGTCAAAAGCCGCGTCGACGCGGTGATTGAAGCGCGCGTAATCGCGCGCATGAACGAACTGCTGATTGAACTCAGCGACGATACCGCGCTCAGCCGCGAGGAGCGCTATATCGAGCAGCAGCGGCTTCGCACCGCCATTGCCCATCACGGGCGTCAGCACAAAGAAGATCGCGAACACGAGGCGGCGGAACGCCTGGCGGAGCTGACCCGCGGCGGAACTATTTTATAAGGAATTCAAATGCATATTGCTTTTCTCGGCCTCGGCGGCATGGGCCAGCCGATGGCGACCAATCTTATCAACGCAGGCTTTACGGTAACAGTATGGAACCGCTCGCCCGCGCCGACCGACGCGCTGCGCGCGCTGGGCGCGCAGGTGGCGCAAAGCCCCAAGGATATTTATGACGCCGATGTGTTAATCACCATTCTCGCCGATGATGCGGTCACCGAAAGCGTCGTGGTGGAGCAGGGCGCGCTGGCGTCGCTCGCGCCGGGCGCGCTGTGGATCAACATGGCGACGGTCTCGGTGGCCTTTACCGAGGCGATGGAAGCGCTCGCGCAGCAACGCCGCGTCGGGTACGTGGCCGCGCCGGTGCTGGGGCGCGTGGATGTCGCTGCGGCGGGCAATCTGAATATTCTGGCGGCGGGCTCGCCGGAGTGGCTTTTAAAAGCGCAGCCGGTGTTCGACGTGCTGGGCCAGAAAACCTGGCCGTTTGGAGACCGCCCGGCACAGGCGGCGGCGGTGAAGCTTGCGGCGAACTTTATGCTCGCCAGCGCCATTGAGACGATGGGCGAAGCCGCCGCGCTGGTGGAGGCGTATGACGTCGGTAAAGGCGATTTTCTCGGGATGATGACGGGCACGCTGTTTGCCGCGCCCGCCTATAAAAACTATGGCGCGATGATTGCCGAAGACCGCTATTCGCCCGCCGGGTTTACCATGAAGCTCGGGCTTAAGGATGTGCGCCTGGCGCAGCAGGCGGCGGAGAGTAAAAACGTGCCGATGGGCATCGCGGGCGTGCTGCGCGATAACTATCTCGACGCGCTCGCCCACGGCGACGAACAGCTCGACTGGGCGGCGCTCGCGACCGTCAGCGCGCGCCGCAGCGGACAGAAACCGAAAGCGTAACCCTCAGAACGTGCGCCTGGCGACCAGCCAGGCGCCAATCACCAGCAACAACGCGCCCACCACGGGGCCTGCCACCATGCGCAGCGTCAGACCGCTGGTGCGCGCGATATCAAACAGCAACCCGCCGATAAGCTGGCTTGCCACCAGCACCGCAATGGTCGTGGCCGCGCCCAGATGCTGATAACCATTGATGCTCGCGAACACGAAAAACGAACCCAGCAGGCCCGGCAGCAGCGTCCACCAGCGCACGGTGGCGATAAGCTCGCTAAAGCCCGCCGTCCCGTTACGCAGCAGCAGAATGGCGCAGAACAGCACAATGCCCACCAGCGAATTAAGCAGCATCGCAATCAGGATGGTGGACGCCGACTGCGTGATACGCACCATCAGCATATTCTGCACCACCAGGCCCGCGCCGGCGGCGGCGAGAAACAGCAGACTTAGTGATGAATTCATCCGATGGCGTCCGGTTCGCGGCGGTTATCGAGCTGGAGCTGCATAAACGTTAAATCGAGCCAGCGGCCAAATTTGGTGCCGACCTGCGGCATCTGCGCGGTAATGGTAAACCCGAGCTTTTCATGCAGCGCGATGGACGCCGCGTTTTGCGACTCAATCCCCGCCACCATCACATGCTTGCCGATGGCCCGCGCCTCGACAATCAGCTGCGCCATTAACTGTTTGCCAATGCCTTTGCCGTGGTGCTCCGGGTGAACGTAGACGGAGTGCTCGACGGTGTGGCGAAAACCGTCAAATGCGCGCCAGTCGCCGAAGGAGGAATAGCCCACGACGCTGTTGCCTTCAACGGCCACCAGCACCGGGTAGCCCGCGTTGCCGCGCTGATAAAACCAGGCGAGGCGGTTATCGGTATCGACGGTGGCGTCGTTCCAGATGGCGGCAGTGTGCTGTACGGCGTAGTTATAGATGTCGGCGATGGCGGCACAGTCTTCGGCGGTGGCGTGACGAATAAGCATGGTTGAACCCCGGTGGTTGTTCACTATAATGTTACGTAATGAATAATATAATCGACACTTTAAATCAACGGATTGGTGAGCGCATTCGCGTTGAGCGCGAGACGCGCGGCTGGTCGCTCTCCGAACTGGCGGAGCGTGCCGGCGTCTCGCGCGCCATGATCCATAAAATCGAGCGCGGCGAGAGCAGCCCGACGGCGACGCTGTTAGGCAGGCTTTCCGGCGCGCTCGGGCTCAGTATGTCCACGCTTATCGCCCGCGCCGAGATGAACGAAGGGCGGCTGCTGCGCTTTGCGGACCAGCCGGTCTGGCAGGATCCGCAAAGCCACTACCTGCGCCGCCACGTCTCGCCGAAGTCCGATCTGCCGCTCGATCTCGTGCAGGTGGAGCTGCCCGCCGGCAGCGATATCCCGATGCCCGCCTCGGCTTACGCCTTCGCCCGCCAGCTTATCTGGGTGCAGCGCGGCGAGCTGGTGTTTCGCGAAGGCGACACGCATCACCGGATGCGCGAGGGCGACTGCCTGGAGCTCGGCCCGCCGAACGAATGCCATTTCATCAATCAAAGCGACGCGCCCTGCGTCTATCTGGTTGTGCGTCTGAATAACGTCGCCAGTTGACGTGAATGCACTACGCTTTGGGGATGTCCTGAAAATAAAGGAGAACAGCATGACGCAACAAGCTTCCCGTAATCGCCGCTGGGTACTGGCGTCCCGTCCGCACGGCGCGCCCGTGGCGGAGAACTTCCGCCTTGAGGAAGACGCCGTCGCCACGCCGGGCGAAGGCCAGGTGCTGGTACGCACGGTATATCTGTCGCTCGACCCGTATATGCGCGGGCGCATGAGCGACGCGCCGTCGTATTCACCGCCGGTAGAGATTGGCGAAGTGATGGTCGGCGGTACGGTCGGCGTGGTGGAGCAGTCAGAACACCCTGATTTTCGCCCCGGCGACTGGGTGCTCGGTTATAGCGGCTGGCAGGATCACTGCATCTGCGACGCCAAACAGCTGACCCCGCTTGGCCGCTCGCCTGAACATCCGTCCTGGTTCCTCGGCGTGCTGGGGATGCCGGGCTTTACCGCTTATATGGGTCTGCTGGATATCGGCGCGCCGAAAGAGGGCGAAACGCTGGTGGTCGCCGCGGCTACCGGGCCGGTGGGCGCGAGCGTCGGGCAGATCGGTAAAATCAAAGGCTGTCGCGTCGTCGGCGTGGCGGGCGGCGAAGAGAAATGCCGCTACGCGGTAGAGCAGCTCGGCTTTGATGCGTGTATCGATCACCGCGCGCCGGATTTCGCCGATAAGCTCGCCGCCGCCTGTCCGCAGGGCATCGACGTCTATTATGAGAATGTCGGCGGCAAGGTGTTTGACGCGGTGCTGCCGCTGCTTAACACCGGCGCGCGCGTGCCGCTGTGCGGTCTGGTCTCCGGCTATAACGCCACCGACCTGCCACCCGGCCCGGATCGTCTGCCGCTCCTGATGGGGACGCTGCTTAAAAAACGCATTCGTATGCAGGGCTTTATCATCAATCAGGATTATGGTCACCGCATTGAGGAGTTCCAGCGCGAAATGGGCCAGTGGGTCTCCAGCGGCAAAATCCACTACCGCGAGCAGATCGTCGATGGCCTTGAGAACGCGCCGGAGGCGTTTATCGGCCTGCTGGAAGGGAAAAACTTCGGCAAGCTGGTTATTCGCGTCGGCCAGGATGAATCATAAACCAGCCCAATAACAACTTGTTAACCACGGCGGCTGCCGATATGCTCGACCAAAGCCTGTTGTCGGGAGCCGCCTGTGCCGCTGTTAACCGTATCCCATCTGAGCCTGCAACGTCGCCAGGCTGAATTACTTCATGACGTCAGTCTGACCGTTGACCGCCGCGAAATGGTCGCGCTGGTCGGCGAATCCGGCTGCGGCAAAACCCTCACATCGCTTGCCATCACCGGCCTGCTGCCGCGCGGCGTCTGGCAGAGCGGCGGCGAAATCCGCTTTGACGACGCCCACGCGATTCTCCCCGGCGCCCCATACCCGGCTGGCCTTCGCGGACGGCGCATCGCCATGATTTTCCAGGAGCCGATGAGCAGCATGAACCCGGTGCTGAAAGTGGGCGAGCAGATAGCCGAAGTGCTGGTGCGCCATCGCGGGCTCGGCTGGAAAGCCGCATGGCGCGAGGCGGTGGCGCTGCTCGGTCATGTCGGCATCGGCGAGCCGGAAAAGCGCGCGCGCCAGTATATTCATCAGCTCTCCGGCGGGATGCGCCAGCGGGTGATGATAGCGAGCGCCATCAGCGGCAAACCGGATTTACTGATTGCCGATGAACCCACCACCGCGCTGGATGTCACCCTGCAGGCGCAGATCCTCGGGCTTTTAAAAAATCTCCAGCAGGAGATGGGCATGGGCGTGCTGCTGGTCACGCACGATCTCAGCGTGGTGGCGCGCTACGCCGACCGCGCCTGCGTGATGAACGGCGGGGAAATCGTTGAGCAGGGCCCGGTCGAGCCGCTTTTTACCGCGCCGCAGGCGGACTGGACGCGGCGGCTCATCGCCGCCTCGACGCCGCAAACGCCCGTGGCGCGTGATATCGAACGCCGGACGCCGCCGCTGTTGCAGGTTACCCGTCTTGTGAAAAGCTTTCCGCGCCGCCAGCGGCTGCCGTTTGTGCCGCCGGAGCGCCAGCGAGTGCTGCATCCGACCTCATTCAGCCTTGCGCGCGGCGAAATCGTCGGGCTTATCGGCGAATCCGGCTCCGGCAAAACCACGCTCGGGCGCGCCGCCATCGGGCTTATCGGAGCGGACAGCGGTGACATTTTCTTTGACGGCGTCGATATGGCGCAGGCGAGTCGCGCCGAGCAGAAACGCGTGCGCCGCCGCGCGCAGATGATTTTTCAGGACCCTTACGCGAGCCTCGATCCGCGCATGAGCATCGGCGAGCAACTCGCCGAGCCGCTGCGCGTGCATGGGCTGCGCCACGGTGATGGCATCGCGGCGCGGGTGAGTGAATTAATGACGCTGGTAGGGCTGGATCCTGCCTGGGCGCAGCGACGCCCGGCAGCGTTTTCCGGCGGGCAGCGCCAGCGTATCGCCATCGCCCGCGCGCTGGCGCTGGAGCCCGATTTGCTGGTGGCGGATGAAGCCGTGGCGGCGCTCGACCTGCCGGTCAGAGGCCAGATCCTGCGCCTGCTGGCAGAGCTTCGCGATAAGCTTGGACTGTCGGTGCTGTTTATCAGTCACGATCTCCAGGCGGTGCGCCAGCTCTGCGATCGCGTGCTGGTGCTCTATCTTGGCGAGGTCGTGGAAGAAGGGCCGACGCATCAGGTGCTGGCCTCACCCGCGCATCCGTATACCCG
This window contains:
- a CDS encoding helix-turn-helix domain-containing protein — translated: MNNIIDTLNQRIGERIRVERETRGWSLSELAERAGVSRAMIHKIERGESSPTATLLGRLSGALGLSMSTLIARAEMNEGRLLRFADQPVWQDPQSHYLRRHVSPKSDLPLDLVQVELPAGSDIPMPASAYAFARQLIWVQRGELVFREGDTHHRMREGDCLELGPPNECHFINQSDAPCVYLVVRLNNVAS
- a CDS encoding GNAT family N-acetyltransferase, whose translation is MLIRHATAEDCAAIADIYNYAVQHTAAIWNDATVDTDNRLAWFYQRGNAGYPVLVAVEGNSVVGYSSFGDWRAFDGFRHTVEHSVYVHPEHHGKGIGKQLMAQLIVEARAIGKHVMVAGIESQNAASIALHEKLGFTITAQMPQVGTKFGRWLDLTFMQLQLDNRREPDAIG
- a CDS encoding dipeptide ABC transporter ATP-binding protein, coding for MPLLTVSHLSLQRRQAELLHDVSLTVDRREMVALVGESGCGKTLTSLAITGLLPRGVWQSGGEIRFDDAHAILPGAPYPAGLRGRRIAMIFQEPMSSMNPVLKVGEQIAEVLVRHRGLGWKAAWREAVALLGHVGIGEPEKRARQYIHQLSGGMRQRVMIASAISGKPDLLIADEPTTALDVTLQAQILGLLKNLQQEMGMGVLLVTHDLSVVARYADRACVMNGGEIVEQGPVEPLFTAPQADWTRRLIAASTPQTPVARDIERRTPPLLQVTRLVKSFPRRQRLPFVPPERQRVLHPTSFSLARGEIVGLIGESGSGKTTLGRAAIGLIGADSGDIFFDGVDMAQASRAEQKRVRRRAQMIFQDPYASLDPRMSIGEQLAEPLRVHGLRHGDGIAARVSELMTLVGLDPAWAQRRPAAFSGGQRQRIAIARALALEPDLLVADEAVAALDLPVRGQILRLLAELRDKLGLSVLFISHDLQAVRQLCDRVLVLYLGEVVEEGPTHQVLASPAHPYTRRLIDSAPDLHQALRLRDSA
- a CDS encoding DMT family transporter translates to MNSSLSLLFLAAAGAGLVVQNMLMVRITQSASTILIAMLLNSLVGIVLFCAILLLRNGTAGFSELIATVRWWTLLPGLLGSFFVFASINGYQHLGAATTIAVLVASQLIGGLLFDIARTSGLTLRMVAGPVVGALLLVIGAWLVARRTF
- a CDS encoding DUF2526 family protein; the encoded protein is MSHLDDVKSRVDAVIEARVIARMNELLIELSDDTALSREERYIEQQRLRTAIAHHGRQHKEDREHEAAERLAELTRGGTIL
- a CDS encoding NADP-dependent oxidoreductase, whose translation is MTQQASRNRRWVLASRPHGAPVAENFRLEEDAVATPGEGQVLVRTVYLSLDPYMRGRMSDAPSYSPPVEIGEVMVGGTVGVVEQSEHPDFRPGDWVLGYSGWQDHCICDAKQLTPLGRSPEHPSWFLGVLGMPGFTAYMGLLDIGAPKEGETLVVAAATGPVGASVGQIGKIKGCRVVGVAGGEEKCRYAVEQLGFDACIDHRAPDFADKLAAACPQGIDVYYENVGGKVFDAVLPLLNTGARVPLCGLVSGYNATDLPPGPDRLPLLMGTLLKKRIRMQGFIINQDYGHRIEEFQREMGQWVSSGKIHYREQIVDGLENAPEAFIGLLEGKNFGKLVIRVGQDES
- a CDS encoding NAD(P)-dependent oxidoreductase; this encodes MHIAFLGLGGMGQPMATNLINAGFTVTVWNRSPAPTDALRALGAQVAQSPKDIYDADVLITILADDAVTESVVVEQGALASLAPGALWINMATVSVAFTEAMEALAQQRRVGYVAAPVLGRVDVAAAGNLNILAAGSPEWLLKAQPVFDVLGQKTWPFGDRPAQAAAVKLAANFMLASAIETMGEAAALVEAYDVGKGDFLGMMTGTLFAAPAYKNYGAMIAEDRYSPAGFTMKLGLKDVRLAQQAAESKNVPMGIAGVLRDNYLDALAHGDEQLDWAALATVSARRSGQKPKA